The following coding sequences are from one SAR116 cluster alpha proteobacterium HIMB100 window:
- a CDS encoding ribosomal protein L28 (PFAM: Ribosomal L28 family~TIGRFAM: ribosomal protein L28) translates to MSKRCQITGKGVMSGNNVSHANNRTRRKFLPNLQRTSMSSEILGRDVTLRVSVNAIRTIEKHGGLDAFLLQARNAELADEARSLKREIMAAQSA, encoded by the coding sequence ATGTCGAAGCGTTGTCAAATTACCGGTAAAGGCGTGATGTCGGGCAACAATGTCAGCCACGCGAACAACCGGACTCGCCGTAAGTTTCTGCCCAACCTGCAGCGGACCAGCATGTCTTCAGAGATTTTAGGACGTGACGTGACCCTGCGGGTGTCCGTGAATGCTATCCGGACGATTGAAAAGCATGGTGGTTTGGATGCTTTCTTGCTGCAGGCCCGTAACGCAGAGCTGGCTGATGAGGCCCGCTCGCTGAAACGCGAAATTATGGCTGCTCAGTCTGCGTAA